In the Pocillopora verrucosa isolate sample1 chromosome 4, ASM3666991v2, whole genome shotgun sequence genome, GTCCCAACTccaagaaaatagaaaatatgttttccgaCATTCAACAACAACTGACCAAACTTGAACAAGAAATCCGAAACATAAAGAAGAACCAAACTTGTCAGAAGCAAGATGGGAAAGGTTGGtgggaaaaattattattagaTTGAACGAAGACGATTTAGATGACTTGGTGCTTATTCAGTTTcgctttctctctttttttttcagctgttaATAAGAACTGCGCCGAAGTTTACAAGTCAGGCGACAAGATCAGTGGTGTATACAAAATCGATCCTGATGGTTTGGGAGAATTTGAAGTCTTCTGTGATCAGACAACAGCCGGTGGAGGATGGACGGTGTTTCAAAAGAGATATGGTGGTGCAGTAGATTTTTTCCGCGGCTGGAATGTCTACAAACAGGGCTTCGGCAATCTGAACggcgagttttggctcggactggacaagattcaccgcCTGACAGCGAGGAGCAGTAACAAGCTTCGTGTTGACTTGGAAGACTTTCATGGTAAAACAGCGTTTGCAGAGTACAGTTCATTTTCTGTGGCAAGCGAAAGGGCGAAATACCTGCTGGGTTTAGGAGGTTATTCAGGTGAAACTGATTTAATCTAAAAGTGGTGTTAGTATGTAACGTTAGTCAAGTAAAGCAGTTGCACGGTGTAAGAACAATTATATCGTCGGCAATACTGATGTGgagaaaaggaggaaaagggttaaaagtaaagtgttttgtcatatttttctctatttcaaaatgatttctCTAAATACGATTGTAGCGAAGACATTTTTCCAAGACTTAAGGGTTATTGATGTTTAGGAAATTTACACTCATTATGCAAAATGTTTCAATCTTAATTAAAAAGCGGTAAAACAAATCTTTCACTTTTTCAGGCACATTATCATAAAATTCTCactgaaaatacattttttcagGCACGGCTGGTGATTCTCTCAGTTTTCATCGCGGCTTACCATTCACCACTAAAGATCGAGATAATGATGCCTCCTCAAGCAACTGTGCCTCCACGTATACGGGCGCTTGGTGGTACAAGAGTTGCTATTACTCAAACCTCAACGGCCTCTAcatgaataataaaaatgacgGTAAAGGAATGGCGTGGtatcactggaaaaaaaattataaatctgTTAAGAGGTCTGAGATGAAAATCCGTCCAAAGGACTTCTAAGGTTCATCATACTTTGACAGTGTCAAAAGATGAATATGTTCTCAGCAAATATTTAAGGGTTgatgtattttagttttaaaagtaaagttttcaaaaaaatcagAAGTGCATGATTATTAATCAAAGTTAAAACCGCTGACGAagccataaaaataaaatacttctATAAAAGAGATGTAGGTGTAGCTAAGCTTGTGGTTCCAATAAAGATAAAACAATGGGGAAAACAAAGTGTCTTTGCTGTAACATCAATATTTCAGTGGTGCCTGACAAAATAAGACGCTGTTGAAAGCGTTAACTCGAGTCTGCTTGAGGAGTATATAAGGAataaggcgaaaaaaaaagcgaaaaaaagctaacaaaaaaaaaaagagcaaccCGAAAACAACTAAGAGTATCCACACGTCAATCACATGACAGTTAAACGGGTATAATAAACGTGAGAGGATCACATCCAAGTGAAGGGCATTTGGCGACGAAACACGAAAAAACGGCCAGTAGATAAAGACTCGCCGCCTACGGCTAGGTTCGAGTAATAATAATTGAATGTGACCctaaaattataaaagtgaCGCAACAGAAACTCGACGTGTATATTTTGCCATTAAACGGGCCAAATCAGTAGAGAATAATACAGAACTAAAAGCCCAAGcaacaaaagcgaaaaaaatctaacaaaaaaaaacgaacaaaatgAACAACCCGACAACAACTAAGAGTATTTACACATCAATCACATTACAGTTAAACGAGTAGAAATGAGACAGGATCACATCCAAGTAAAGGACTGTAAAAAACTTCATATAGATATTATTTCTGTGATAATCTCTTTCATATTAGGataaagaggattcataagtaGATAATCCTGTCCGATGATGTCCTGCTGACGTGAAAAATCCACAAGTCGATTATATATTCtccaaataaaaatttgttttcgagGAGATCGGAAACTTTGAGTCGTAAAGTACATTATGGGAGACTCCTTTGAAATATTAAGGACTTTTTTTCCCACAACTTCTTCAACAAATATCTCTATTTTACAACAGATCGAACAAATGTCAATCTGCGTTTTTCAGGCAAGCGGCAGCAAACGCGAGGCGAGCGTGGGGGGATAGAAACGTGTGAAAGGAAGACCGCCAAACAACAACAATGTTCAATGAAGGAGTAGCATAACTTAACACTGGCTCGTTCTTCCCATCAACAACGCGCTTTAATCAATTTGCCGACGTCAAACTAGACTCCTTTCTTTTATTCACCGATGTTTTATAGGACTTGTTAAATAACGAAACAATATCCAATTTGTGGTTGAAATGGCGAAGTCAAATGAAGAAATAGATACAGTACGCAAATTAAAGATAAATAAACACTTTGGTCCaccctaaatttttttccaagctaGTAATAATCACAGATTTGTAAAGTGTGTCCGATCTCGATTCGTAATGAGTGTTTCTGTCTTGGCTTGACAAAATCCAGAGTACCATTAACCTATAATCATAGAATGTTTCGTGGTGCGGCTcataataattcattttgttCGATCAAAAGTCATATTAGGCACGAAAAAGTCGACGACTGCATAGGAAACTTCAATTTATGCAAAGTCCTCGAATATTTGTCAACTTTTGGGACACATAACCTGACACCTGACAACGTTTCACGAGCTTAATGCGATCTTTCTCTAACTTAGATTATGGATAATTGGCAAAAATGGCGTCAAATaaaccatgtgttttgttccgtTGGACTAAAAGTTATCCTTAAATTTCGCTCATATTTGCGACCAACTCTTGAAAGTTAAGCTTTCAGCTGTTTTTCACGACCGATATCACCAATTACTACATGTGAGTAccgaaaataaagcttttaatcaacgtttatataaaaatatcaagaatttaGCTGAGGTGGCGACTTTATTGATCagtttttggcaattttttttagcaactttttgatATTCCAGTGAGAAACTTTCCACTATTCTACGAGCACAATCGGTACAGGCCTATACCCTACTCGtaaacattttattaaaaacatataaaaataattaaataacagTTCTTTTGCGCTCGAACAGTCTAtacttttttcgtttctttgttGGGACTTTTATTTTCTATAAGTATCCATtagagtttcctttttttagttaTGCGATAGTAAGaagttaaaaattgtttataatcCCTTGGCGATGGGACATTGTAAAAacagttctttaaaaaaaccttttgttttgtttttcgatgTTGGCCAATAACTGAGCCTCGAGTCCATGTACTCGACCCAGTTACGCAGCTCGTTTCTAATCATATCGAACATGGGCTGACACTTCTTTAGTTGATAAACTTTTGTCCAAATATCTGAGGATTTTACAGTTGTGGTTTCAAGCAACAGATATGTTTTCTTAACTTGTTAATAAGCAAGGCCGCGgatgatatttttctctttactgaACTTGTTAAAGCTTACGTTGGATTGAAGGCAACAAAGGTTTCATTTGAACACAAGTAATTATTAAGGTATTCATTCCGAAGGCAACTTTGTCCACAAGGAGGTTCTGGGCGACAAAGAGGGCGATTTCTACAGTATCCTGAAAGACTTCGCAAAGAAGAAAACCATGCAGGGCTTGCGGCTAAATCACTTGGTCTTTGTGATTACTAGCATATTTCTGTTAGTTTTGTTCGTTGGGGCAAACAGAGACTTATGTGGGAGTGTTTTTAAACCTCAAGTTGGTAAGTAATAAACCCGGCTCGGTCCAGCCTAATTTCCTCATGTTTACCTAAAGACTTCTCTTTGCAGGCTATGCCTTACTGGGTCACGTTATGACTAAAACTGATGTTCTTGACGAGTTTGAGTGTCAGCTAAAATGTATGGGAAATGGCAGTTGCAAATCGTTTAATGTTTATCACAAAAGCAATAATACGAAGCGCATTTGTGAGCTGAACAACATAACATGGCAGATGAACCCGGATGATTTCAAACAGAAGAAAGGATCCACGTACTTTGAATCTGTTCAGGTCAGTAAAAAAATGCATCTCTGAAGTTTGCTTGTTATCGTGTTGGATTCTATAGGCGTTAATGCAATCATTGTTAATTCGTGTCAATATTAAATTTTGGTAACACTAACATTAATCACCGTTTAGTTTCCATTGTTTGCTATTAACAACCGTTTCAAAAGTCGTATTTGTTTAATCCTTAGAGATCACAGAGTTTGGACGccttgctttttttccttcttattttttCCTGGTTTTGTGAATAACCTTGAGCAAGTAAGTTAAAAAGGAATGCTGGAGTTGCACGAGCGCGAAAATTTAAAAAGCCAGCATGCAGAGACTGCTGTAAGCAAGGCTTGCTCCCGACCCTCTCAGTCATTAGTACATTTAGTCTCAATGCCTAAGGAAAAGACAATTGGCATAAATGAACTCCGATTTGGTTCCCTTTTCCTGTTATCCTTAAAGCAAGGCTTTAGATAGCATCGACAATAGCTTAGAGAACTCGGTGGCACGACGTTCAATGTTTCCCTTTTGCCGTTTAACGTAAGGATCAAGTTTAACTTCAATTTATACAGAGTAGCTTTGCAGCTGCCATCAATTTTTTATAACAGAGCGCCGTGAAAACAACAGAAGGCATAAAAAGTAAGACTTACTTCATAATTTGTTAATTGGATTCTTTGTCGCACACGCAATTACCTCctcaaaaaaaatgttctcctGATTTACACTTTTATCTCTCTACATTTTATATACATTCATTCACGAagaattgatttttctttattgaatGATCTAAATTTAATCCTTGAGCAGTTTTTTCGTTTAATGCCTTTTGAGATGTTTCACATCGTCATAATTCAACAGTTTAAAGGATGATGTTCCATTGCAATCGCTTTTCATAGAAATAAATAGGAATCAAAATTATATTAGTCATAGAAAAGTCTATCGCTTGTACGGCCATCAAAAAACTGGAGGAAACATTCTTGACgcgtttttttaaacttgacccAGGCCACATGCGTCCATGTTTTCCatgaaaacaatgaacaaataaatggCAGCAAGTGTCGTCCGGGATACAAAGGAGAAAGGTGTCAAATACGTAAGTACTTATTACAATAACAATTTAACGTCTATTATGGCTCCAAGCccgtttttcaaaaattgtaaaatggtcGCCATTTAAACATTTCATGGTCGCGCAACTACTCCTCTCTCACtcctaaagaaaaaataaaaaagaaagaaaacgtcTGGTACCAGAGAAGATTCACAACAAAGATGCTGAGACCGGATTAATACGATTTCGGTCGATTGTGCAGCTGAAAAACATCTCTCATAGTTTGCAGTGAGCTAAACTATTAGTGTTGAAAACCTTCCTTattttaaacaacattttgaaTCGCTTAAGACTTATTTCGTACTGCAAAGTTGATGATTAGACTGAGATGCTGAACGTCATTTAAATGAAGGTTATGTCATTGAAATCAGTTTGACTTGATCAACGCTCATTTATGGTTCATGCGTATCTAGAGTGACGGAACGGCGAGAAAGAACAAGAGAAAGACAGGACAAACGGGCGTTGTTCGATAATTCGACCAAAgattgataattttctcaagtctcctttttttatttttcttttcttttcgatcTGTTGGTTGCCAATTGGCGACTTTGGTCTAAAGTTTAGTTGACAAATATGACCAGATATATTTTTCACCCGCCAACTTGAAGCGCTGATATAGCTATGAGCAATTTGAGCTAACCAAACAGCCACacctttaaaattgtcaatGAGCCATGCGTGCATGCATGAACCATTAGTGCATGCCTAGATAGTCACtcacttttaaaaataaaacgttTGATCTTGATAGTGCAGCACACGCTTTATTTGTGAAACTCAACGCATTGTTAACAAACCTTTTTTCCAACATCCGTTATATGTTTCTTGACCCGTCCGCTTTATGGCGCACCGTACGAGGAGTTGACGAACTCTGGATAACAACTCGCAAttgaattcaatttcatttcaccTGCAGATGAAAATTAGGCAAAGAATTGACCCTCATAGGTGGACTGCACCTTTAGCAATTACAAAAAAgcagcctgaaaaaatttcaggcttCGAAGGGATTCGAACAGTCGTGCCAAGAGGGGTTTCACACAATCTACTTTAGGTAACTAGGCAGAATACAACCTCTGCACCAAGCCGAATATTACATTTCAATGTGGATCAGATTGCTGCGGTTTACTCCAAATCTAGAAATTGATTACATGGCAAACCTTGGCTCAAAACTTGAAGGTGGGAACAGGGAAATTAATGATAGTACTTTGTCCAGTCTGTAAGACATTTCTTTCGCTAGCTGGATCGCATTTTTCAGGTGTGGATTTGCAATGATAGATCTGTTCAAAGTGTTCTTCCGAGATTTTGTTGCTGTCGTCGAGTTTCGTGTTCTAATATatgtcttttttaattcttatttatcacaccatttatttatttttttacacgGCCTGTCAACGCGATCAACAGTAGTTTAGAGTAACCAAACCCAACTACAGAAGACAAAAAGCTTCTGTCTGCATTAAAATTTTCGTGATGATTAAGCAAATGTGGAATCAAACTCCAAAAGATTGACAATAAAGAAGACTACGGCGAAGGACGATGATGATGATCTTGATGCACACAATAATGATCAATTGTTTTTCTTATAGCTTATGcttataaatattttctttcctagAAGGCAGGATTTATGGGGATAGGGATAATTACAAGTTTACGAATGTCTTAGTAGGCTGGTAAgaaaaagctaagttttttcggGATGGAAAAATAATAGAACCGAGTATTCTACagagattccaagttgctggtagcaaaatcaattttcaagCTCCCCATTTAAACCTCATTAGGTTGCAATCCCAATTACATAAAATTGAATACTCTCTCTTGTAGCTTCTAAGAGCTGTCTCGAAATTTACAAGTCTGGCTATAAGATGAGTAGAGTGTATTACATCGATCCTGACGGTTTGGGTGAATTTAAAGTCTTCTGTGATCAGACGACGGCTGGGGGAGGATGGACGGTGTTTCAAAAGAGATTTGACGGTACTGTAGATTTCTTCCGCACCTGGGATGACTACAGACAGGGCTTCGGCAATCTGAACGGCGAGTTTTGGCTCGGGCTGGACAAAATTTATCGCCTGACTGCGAGCAGCAGTAACAAGCTTCGTGTTGACCTGGAAGACGTCCGTGGTGGAAGGGCATTTGCAGAGTACCAGTCATTTTCTGTGGCCAATGAGGAAGAgaaatatttattaatattGGGAAGTTATTCAGGTGCGATTGAACTTTCTCACAACGACTATATATTCGAGGGCATATTGTTAATTTGCACCCGCGCAGTGTCTCTTGCGAGCTGAGCGCGCGTACTAAGAATTATGTTATCAAACATTTTGCTAGTATAAGTTGGGCCTCACGAAAACCTCACTCTGAACATGGTAGTGTTTGTTGCTGTGGAGGTGATTGTTCGTTGCATGACGATTaattcaagagttttttttaacaggctCTGCAGGTGATTCTCTTGCATATCATCGTGGCCTACAATTTAGCAGCAAAGATCAGGATAATGACAGATCCCAACACAACTGTGCTTCATCCATGAAAGGCGGCTGGTGGTACAACAGTTGCCAACACTCAAACCTAAACGGTTTGTACCGAAAAGGACAAAGTGGATCAACGGTAATGCGCTGGAATCGCTGGAGAGGCAGTGAGTCTGTCGAAAGATCAGAGATGAAAGTTCGTCAAAATGACTCCTAAGGTCTGATATTGGGAGTTCCAggtcaaatgaaagaaaacatgtattctgaaggaaaaaagagcatgctgttgttttttgttttcttggcttATATTTCAAAGACTCGATCGTTACTTCTTGTTGGTTAAACTTTCACTGTAAAAAGGTTTCAAGGTTTGTAGAAATCAAATTTTCGTGTCGTAATCGGAACAACTAAGAATAAGAGATTGTTTAATAGTGTAAAGAGTTTTCCatatgattttgttttcaacactGCTGTCATGGTACCTCAAGAGATTTGCAGTGCGAGGACGAATTTGTTTCTTCACTTAAAAGTTTTGATGAGCTATTTACATATTGCTAAACGAAAGAACAATTAACTTTCTAATTCAATGGCTCAAGCAAAGGATGGCTGGATGCTCTAGAAGGCATGGTCTGAGGTctatttgatatttcaaatgacAAAGTccgtttttaatcttttctcatTCTCATAATCTAAAGTAAGCTTATCATCGGCTCGCTAAGAATATTAAAGTTGATAATCCTCAGATAAAGCTATTGCACATCATTTTTAAACGCTCTGTTGAGTCTCCTATTAGAAACATCTTTCTTCCAACGCCCCTAGAGCTCATGCGCGCTACTGAAATTGCTGCTGATCATGAGAATAGAACAACTGGCTCATGTTGATCTTGACGGTATATTTTGTGATCTTAGCCGAAATCTCcgcctttgtttttttattcgaaaaaaGATTGCTCTTCACCTAGTATGTGGCAGCCAGGCATAGGTCTGGCCAATTTTGTAAGTGGATGGTATAATGTTGTTCAGGCCCTTTGAACCCAAAGTTCTCGCTACTCAGGAAGTGTTAGCAAcggcaggagcccattacttaagTAATGGACTCCTGGAAACAGGTATAAAACACGTGTGTACACACCTTTGGTATACTTCCTTCAAGAGAGAAGCAGAAACCTGTGTcgaaattgtgaaaaagctgTACCACACTTCCCTATTAAGTCACGGTTTATTCACCTGATTTAACGATTTTACAACAACGCTTCGGTTAACTTCCACACACAACTCTCGGCTTACTCGAAGGGAACACACACAACTTCCCGTTGTAAGCACGTGGAACAGTGCCATACATGGGGTGATAAAACATGTGCCGCATACATGCTTGTTTGGCTATGTATAGATAAATGAAATCacttataaatgtcaatcaagTTAAGAATAACTAATGTATTGTTCAGTTTCCAATACCTGCCCCTTGCACGATATGATTAGTACAGTGGGAATGAAAAAGACTCTAGTGTCCAGTTGTCTATGGTCGCTAATTGGTCATCTTTCCTAGGCTCCTCTCGGCCGTAGTTTATAA is a window encoding:
- the LOC131772657 gene encoding microfibril-associated glycoprotein 4-like isoform X1, producing the protein MKYLCEVLLFSFFVTALSNSTKLSSRPARTDNDTKHHPHCGVNNNYFYAGPNSKKIENMFSDIQQQLTKLEQEIRNIKKNQTCQKQDGKAVNKNCAEVYKSGDKISGVYKIDPDGLGEFEVFCDQTTAGGGWTVFQKRYGGAVDFFRGWNVYKQGFGNLNGEFWLGLDKIHRLTARSSNKLRVDLEDFHGKTAFAEYSSFSVASERAKYLLGLGGYSGTAGDSLSFHRGLPFTTKDRDNDASSSNCASTYTGAWWYKSCYYSNLNGLYMNNKNDGKGMAWYHWKKNYKSVKRSEMKIRPKDF
- the LOC131772657 gene encoding microfibril-associated glycoprotein 4-like isoform X2 → MPYGMLCIVCSPCMIKATTCLSVYFTSDYFEKCQDYDVDRAAPHSPPHPSPSTSQWILYLCSNDLLLKLSLQFLQAVNKNCAEVYKSGDKISGVYKIDPDGLGEFEVFCDQTTAGGGWTVFQKRYGGAVDFFRGWNVYKQGFGNLNGEFWLGLDKIHRLTARSSNKLRVDLEDFHGKTAFAEYSSFSVASERAKYLLGLGGYSGTAGDSLSFHRGLPFTTKDRDNDASSSNCASTYTGAWWYKSCYYSNLNGLYMNNKNDGKGMAWYHWKKNYKSVKRSEMKIRPKDF
- the LOC131772682 gene encoding microfibril-associated glycoprotein 4-like; the encoded protein is MTKTDVLDEFECQLKCMGNGSCKSFNVYHKSNNTKRICELNNITWQMNPDDFKQKKGSTYFESVQATCVHVFHENNEQINGSKCRPGYKGERCQIPSKSCLEIYKSGYKMSRVYYIDPDGLGEFKVFCDQTTAGGGWTVFQKRFDGTVDFFRTWDDYRQGFGNLNGEFWLGLDKIYRLTASSSNKLRVDLEDVRGGRAFAEYQSFSVANEEEKYLLILGSYSGSAGDSLAYHRGLQFSSKDQDNDRSQHNCASSMKGGWWYNSCQHSNLNGLYRKGQSGSTVMRWNRWRGSESVERSEMKVRQNDS